The following are encoded together in the uncultured Sphaerochaeta sp. genome:
- a CDS encoding transketolase C-terminal domain-containing protein, with the protein MRTTDSLRTTYGETLVELGKDNKDIVMLEADLGNSTMSKLFAAEYPERYFQMGIAEQNMASVSAGLSLVGKIPFMNSFAVFASGRAYDQIRSSITIANLNVKICGSSAGLSDYGDGKTHQSIDDIALMQVLPHMTVLSPCDAVETEKMVRAMVEEKGPMYLRINRNDLPIVTDPDEEYHIGKMTQMVDGGDVVIFATGVMVQQSMEAARILAQEGISARVVNVSTIKPLDTEALLGYCEGVKGVVTAEEHNVIGGLGSVVCQALGKSRLPIEMLGVGDRYGTSAENYEILLRHFGLESEDVAKKARSVLAGK; encoded by the coding sequence ATGAGGACGACAGACAGTCTGAGGACAACCTACGGCGAGACATTGGTCGAGCTGGGAAAGGACAACAAGGATATCGTGATGCTGGAAGCCGACCTGGGCAACTCCACGATGAGCAAGCTGTTCGCAGCCGAGTACCCCGAGCGCTACTTCCAGATGGGGATCGCCGAGCAGAACATGGCATCGGTATCCGCAGGGCTTTCCCTTGTGGGGAAGATCCCGTTCATGAACTCGTTCGCGGTCTTTGCCTCCGGGCGGGCCTACGACCAGATCCGCTCCTCGATCACGATCGCGAACCTGAACGTGAAGATCTGCGGCTCGAGCGCGGGGCTTTCGGACTACGGCGACGGCAAGACGCACCAGAGCATCGACGACATCGCGCTGATGCAGGTATTGCCCCACATGACGGTGCTCAGCCCCTGTGACGCAGTGGAGACCGAGAAGATGGTCAGGGCGATGGTGGAAGAGAAGGGCCCGATGTACCTGCGCATCAACCGCAACGACCTGCCCATCGTGACCGACCCCGATGAGGAGTACCACATCGGCAAGATGACCCAGATGGTCGACGGAGGGGACGTGGTGATCTTCGCCACCGGCGTGATGGTGCAGCAGTCCATGGAGGCTGCAAGGATCCTCGCCCAGGAAGGCATCTCCGCGCGTGTGGTCAACGTGTCGACGATCAAGCCGCTGGACACCGAGGCGCTGCTCGGCTACTGCGAGGGGGTGAAGGGCGTGGTTACCGCCGAGGAGCACAATGTGATCGGGGGCCTCGGCAGCGTGGTGTGCCAGGCGCTGGGCAAGAGCCGCCTGCCCATCGAGATGCTTGGGGTGGGTGACCGCTACGGCACCAGTGCGGAGAACTACGAGATCCTGCTCAGGCACTTTGGCTTGGAGAGCGAGGATGTCGCGAAGAAGGCCAGGAGCGTCCTGGCCGGCAAGTAA
- a CDS encoding transketolase encodes MNYSQELVKELQLKAIQVRANILEMIPPGKVGHLGGSSSIADVMAALYFHTMKVNKDDPKDPSRDRLIMSKGHAVLVQYACLAELGYFDRSELGKVKTFEGILQGHPDMDKTPGIEAVTGSLGQGLSVSLGVALGLALDKSESRVYTILGDGELAEGQVWEAVMAASVFKASNLTAFVDWNGVQATSTTAEIFPIENLVEKWKAFGWNVIEIDGHDMVQVLGALDAAKAYKEGPTAIMAHTIKGKCFPFAEGKAKYHNAAMTEEEYKIAWQCIDSMRKEVEA; translated from the coding sequence ATGAACTATTCTCAAGAATTGGTGAAGGAACTGCAGCTGAAGGCGATCCAGGTAAGGGCAAACATCCTGGAGATGATCCCCCCGGGCAAGGTGGGGCACCTTGGCGGCAGCAGCTCGATAGCGGATGTGATGGCGGCCCTGTACTTCCACACGATGAAGGTGAACAAGGACGACCCGAAGGATCCAAGCCGTGACCGGCTGATCATGAGCAAGGGGCACGCGGTCTTGGTGCAGTATGCATGCCTTGCCGAGCTGGGGTACTTCGACCGCAGCGAGCTGGGCAAGGTGAAGACATTCGAGGGGATCCTGCAGGGACACCCGGACATGGACAAGACCCCGGGCATCGAGGCGGTGACCGGGAGCCTGGGACAGGGACTGTCGGTATCCCTGGGTGTCGCCCTCGGCCTTGCCCTGGATAAGAGCGAGAGCCGCGTGTACACGATCCTGGGGGACGGGGAGCTTGCAGAGGGACAGGTGTGGGAGGCCGTGATGGCAGCCTCGGTGTTCAAGGCGAGCAACCTTACCGCATTCGTGGACTGGAACGGCGTGCAGGCGACCAGCACGACCGCCGAGATCTTCCCGATCGAGAACCTGGTGGAGAAGTGGAAGGCGTTCGGCTGGAATGTCATTGAGATCGACGGGCACGACATGGTGCAGGTCCTGGGGGCCCTTGATGCTGCCAAGGCATACAAGGAAGGGCCGACTGCGATCATGGCACACACCATCAAGGGCAAGTGCTTCCCGTTTGCGGAGGGCAAGGCGAAGTACCACAACGCGGCGATGACGGAAGAGGAATACAAGATAGCATGGCAGTGCATAGACAGCATGAGGAAGGAGGTAGAGGCATGA
- a CDS encoding glucose 1-dehydrogenase has translation MNVKDKVILVTGGAGGLGAVMVELLCCNGAKLYILDLDETKGKVLEAELAKNKYTASFIQMDLTSEEAWKETIDTVVAKEGRIDVLVNNAGINIRKPIEEMVISEFNTMMLVNVGSVFLGTKYVIPVMRKQGGGAIINTSSVCGLIGHRYTPEAYTTTKGAVTLLTKSIASRYGSENIRCNSIHPSTVDTPLVQQMFKDPVKKQQRFDEVPLGRLATSDDVANAVLYLASEEASFINGVALPVDGGVTCC, from the coding sequence GTGAATGTGAAAGATAAAGTCATCCTGGTCACCGGTGGAGCCGGTGGCTTGGGAGCGGTCATGGTTGAATTGCTCTGCTGCAATGGGGCAAAGCTCTACATCCTTGACCTCGATGAGACAAAAGGGAAGGTGTTGGAAGCAGAGCTTGCCAAGAACAAATACACTGCCAGCTTTATCCAGATGGATCTTACCAGCGAAGAAGCATGGAAAGAGACCATTGATACGGTAGTAGCAAAAGAGGGTAGGATTGATGTCCTGGTGAACAATGCTGGGATCAACATCAGAAAGCCCATCGAGGAGATGGTCATCAGTGAATTCAACACCATGATGCTCGTCAATGTTGGTTCAGTATTCCTCGGCACCAAGTACGTGATCCCTGTCATGCGAAAGCAGGGTGGTGGGGCAATTATCAACACTTCTTCGGTCTGTGGTTTGATCGGGCACCGCTACACCCCTGAGGCGTATACCACCACAAAGGGTGCAGTCACACTATTGACCAAATCCATTGCCAGTAGATACGGGAGTGAGAACATCAGGTGTAACTCAATTCACCCCAGCACAGTCGATACTCCTCTTGTGCAGCAGATGTTCAAAGACCCGGTAAAGAAACAACAACGGTTTGATGAGGTTCCATTGGGACGTCTTGCCACATCTGATGATGTCGCAAACGCTGTTTTATACCTCGCAAGCGAAGAGGCCTCTTTCATCAATGGAGTTGCCCTGCCAGTAGATGGTGGTGTGACCTGTTGCTGA
- a CDS encoding tripartite tricarboxylate transporter permease, whose product MFEAFAQQFALFGSAAAQAFGFPQVFVTMIATVAGIVVGAVPGLTATMALALLINLTYSMQLATAVAFLLGVYVGAVMGGCYSAIMINIPGTPSAAATALDGFVLAKQGHGGQAIGVGIVASFVGTLISILLLIFLTPFLYKIALKFGQWEYFLISVFGIMICGNLSTQSTPLKGWIVGFLGFFTAMIGLDAVYAFPRFTYGSYDLMGGISLIPALIGVFGISEILSVLQEDIPYSIESQLGKVLPDKSMVKDVLSTAVRSGFIGSGIGAVPGAGEDIAAWVSYDVGKRRSKHGHLFGKGSYEGLASAETANNACIGGAMIPLLTLAVPGSPPAAMFLAAIWLHGIKPGPMLALESPDFLYLTAVTLLIATASMLVFGLLLTKPMVKILKINRKILMPIIVPLTVIGAYAGNVNIFDIHVMFIFGILGYILRKLNYPMAPLVLGIILGPTADISFRQALMQGQGSIIPLLGRPVGIILMLAIVWIFVSGVKNSRLQKKTSSSQPQ is encoded by the coding sequence ATGTTTGAAGCATTTGCACAGCAATTTGCCCTGTTCGGATCCGCAGCAGCACAGGCGTTCGGATTTCCACAGGTATTCGTTACAATGATTGCAACCGTGGCCGGTATCGTGGTTGGAGCAGTTCCAGGACTGACCGCTACCATGGCCCTCGCCCTGCTGATCAACCTTACCTACTCAATGCAGCTTGCTACTGCTGTAGCCTTCCTCCTCGGAGTCTACGTCGGAGCAGTTATGGGTGGTTGTTATTCAGCAATTATGATCAACATCCCTGGGACACCATCAGCGGCGGCAACCGCCTTGGATGGATTTGTCCTTGCCAAACAAGGTCATGGTGGACAAGCCATTGGGGTTGGTATCGTAGCCTCTTTTGTTGGTACACTGATCTCAATTCTTTTGTTGATCTTCCTGACACCATTCCTCTATAAGATCGCCCTGAAGTTCGGTCAGTGGGAGTACTTCCTTATCTCCGTCTTCGGTATCATGATCTGTGGCAACCTCTCCACCCAGAGTACTCCTCTCAAGGGGTGGATCGTAGGATTCCTGGGATTCTTTACTGCTATGATCGGCTTGGATGCCGTCTATGCGTTCCCTCGGTTTACCTATGGCAGCTATGACTTGATGGGTGGAATCTCCCTGATCCCTGCCTTGATCGGTGTATTTGGCATCTCTGAGATTCTTTCTGTCTTGCAGGAAGATATCCCATACTCCATTGAGAGCCAGCTGGGAAAAGTGCTTCCCGATAAGAGTATGGTCAAGGATGTACTTTCTACAGCTGTCCGCTCCGGTTTCATCGGAAGCGGTATCGGGGCAGTTCCTGGTGCTGGAGAAGATATTGCAGCTTGGGTCAGCTACGACGTAGGGAAGCGACGCAGCAAGCATGGACATCTTTTCGGGAAAGGTAGTTATGAAGGTCTCGCTTCTGCTGAGACAGCGAACAACGCCTGTATCGGTGGGGCCATGATTCCCCTCCTTACCCTTGCTGTTCCTGGATCTCCTCCAGCAGCAATGTTCCTTGCAGCTATCTGGCTCCATGGGATCAAGCCAGGTCCAATGCTCGCACTTGAATCTCCTGACTTCCTCTACCTGACTGCAGTGACGCTCTTGATCGCAACCGCATCAATGTTGGTATTCGGCCTGTTGCTCACCAAGCCAATGGTAAAGATTCTGAAGATTAACCGGAAGATATTGATGCCGATCATCGTCCCCTTGACAGTCATCGGTGCCTATGCCGGAAACGTGAACATCTTTGACATCCATGTCATGTTCATCTTCGGTATCCTCGGATATATTCTGCGCAAGCTCAACTATCCAATGGCTCCTCTGGTATTGGGAATCATTCTTGGACCTACGGCTGACATCAGTTTCCGTCAGGCCCTTATGCAGGGACAGGGTTCAATCATCCCATTGTTGGGTCGTCCTGTCGGTATCATCTTGATGCTTGCCATCGTCTGGATTTTTGTCAGTGGTGTAAAAAACAGCCGCTTGCAGAAGAAAACCAGCAGCAGCCAACCACAATAA
- a CDS encoding tripartite tricarboxylate transporter TctB family protein has protein sequence MSQIKKTTASDLIMGVLLLAFGIYLIVESLGMKVFNSFLDAPGFFPFILGIIFCLFGIVMLIGSIRGGSVAATKATFRKDSLIALFLNPESKRVVILSFFMVVYIYGLIGRIHFAIATFLYLVVTFWYLKSTTWVKNIIISVLSALLISAIFQYVFKIPLP, from the coding sequence ATGAGCCAAATTAAGAAAACAACTGCTTCCGATCTCATCATGGGTGTACTCCTGTTGGCATTCGGAATCTATCTTATTGTTGAATCCCTGGGAATGAAGGTGTTCAACAGTTTTCTCGATGCACCAGGATTCTTCCCGTTTATTCTGGGAATCATATTCTGTCTGTTCGGAATCGTTATGTTGATTGGGTCAATACGAGGGGGAAGTGTAGCAGCGACAAAAGCTACATTCCGAAAGGACAGCCTGATTGCTTTGTTCCTCAACCCTGAATCAAAACGCGTAGTCATTCTTTCATTCTTTATGGTGGTCTATATCTATGGCTTGATTGGTAGAATTCATTTTGCAATAGCCACCTTCCTCTATCTGGTTGTTACTTTCTGGTATCTGAAATCTACAACCTGGGTGAAGAATATCATTATTTCAGTCCTTTCAGCGTTACTGATCAGCGCTATTTTCCAGTATGTCTTTAAAATTCCTCTGCCATAG
- a CDS encoding tripartite tricarboxylate transporter substrate-binding protein, translated as MKKNRILVILLVLLVATSLFAEGQKEAASTKLWPKTQPVVYVGFGAGGGTDTAVRPVIAKMEEYLGETINVVNQEGAASAVAANTVMYSKKHDGYSLFATGSGPISGFRVMGTSDTYWADWASFHPYMGAAALVVAADSDIKTYADAVAYFNSGKQNMAISGFGVGPHVLFEAIREIGGISTPNYMTAGSCRQAGINVIAGDAEIAMGTFSSLIDFIKAGQLRALAITDTKDYTDFGLNIPSILKVQDNAENIPLLSETWPLLIPRDVPQNILDGLTEAFYWAVEQPEIVDYAREQGLVLAGYAGEDADKFLAIQEAGYAWTLDNVGSTVKSPATFGIPKLADFDWDVAKQNIK; from the coding sequence ATGAAGAAAAACAGAATTCTTGTTATCCTTCTGGTACTGTTGGTTGCGACTTCACTGTTCGCAGAAGGTCAGAAAGAGGCTGCAAGCACCAAGCTTTGGCCGAAGACACAGCCGGTAGTCTATGTCGGCTTCGGAGCCGGTGGTGGGACTGATACCGCTGTTCGCCCGGTTATCGCAAAGATGGAAGAGTATCTTGGGGAAACCATCAATGTGGTTAACCAGGAAGGTGCTGCATCCGCCGTTGCTGCAAATACGGTAATGTACAGTAAGAAGCATGATGGGTACAGCCTGTTTGCAACCGGTAGCGGTCCAATCTCTGGATTCCGCGTAATGGGTACCAGTGATACCTACTGGGCTGACTGGGCTTCCTTCCACCCCTACATGGGTGCTGCTGCTCTTGTTGTTGCTGCAGATTCCGATATCAAGACCTATGCTGATGCAGTAGCTTACTTCAATAGCGGCAAGCAGAACATGGCAATCAGCGGCTTTGGTGTTGGTCCCCACGTTCTCTTCGAGGCAATCCGTGAAATTGGTGGTATCTCAACTCCCAACTACATGACCGCTGGTTCCTGCCGTCAGGCTGGTATCAACGTCATCGCAGGCGATGCAGAGATTGCCATGGGTACCTTCTCCTCCTTGATTGACTTCATCAAGGCTGGACAGCTTCGCGCCCTCGCCATCACTGATACCAAAGACTACACTGACTTCGGACTCAACATTCCCTCCATCTTGAAGGTGCAGGACAATGCAGAGAACATCCCCTTGCTCAGTGAGACTTGGCCTCTCTTGATTCCACGTGATGTCCCTCAGAATATTCTTGATGGTCTGACTGAGGCGTTCTACTGGGCAGTAGAGCAGCCCGAGATTGTTGACTATGCAAGAGAGCAGGGATTGGTCCTTGCCGGTTATGCTGGCGAAGATGCTGACAAGTTCCTTGCCATCCAGGAAGCTGGATATGCTTGGACCTTGGACAACGTCGGTTCCACCGTTAAGAGTCCTGCTACGTTTGGTATTCCCAAGCTTGCAGACTTCGACTGGGATGTGGCTAAGCAGAACATCAAATAA